The Salmo salar chromosome ssa06, Ssal_v3.1, whole genome shotgun sequence genome window below encodes:
- the LOC106607861 gene encoding transcription factor 23, with product MKSQHSPENAARERSRVRNLRQAFHSLQAALPSVPRDTKLSKLDVLVLATDYIAHLTETLDQGGALSELKVPPRAGGYLHPVKKWPMRSLLYCGSVGALLSANQKPASGEEDTNHLTPTPEVDMDQSV from the exons ATGAAGTCCCAACACTCCCCAGAGAACGCGGCCAGGGAGAGGAGCCGTGTACGTAACCTCCGCCAGGCCTTCCACAGCCTGCAGGCAGCCCTGCCCTCCGTCCCCCGTGACACCAAGCTCTCCAAGCTGGACGTCCTGGTCCTGGCCACCGACTACATCGCCCATCTTACTGAGACCCTGGACCAGGGCGGGGCTCTCTCTGAACTCAAAGTGCCCCCCAGGGCAGGGGGATACCTCCACCCAGTCAAG AAGTGGCCGATGCGCTCCTTGCTGTACTGTGGGAGTGTGGGAGCactgctgtcagccaatcagaagcCAGCGTCAGGGGAGGAGGACACAAATCATCTGACCCCTACCCCAGAGGTCGACATGGACCAATCCGTTTAG
- the LOC106607860 gene encoding epoxide hydrolase 1 isoform X3, translating into MFTEVLLALVVGGVIYFLVQRSKRHQLKSEDGWWGEGTPMDGEEDLSIRPYTVRTDDEELEDLYRRIDQTRSFPSLEDSQFNYGFNSHYLQKVVTYWRRDFDWRRQVEKLNKFPHYKTNIEGIDVHYVHVRPKNLPEGVTAVPLLMVHGWPGSFYEFYRMIPLLTEPSNPDDIVFEVVCPSIPGYGFSEAPHKKGFDSVCAARVFHKLMKRLGFQQFYAHGGDWGWIVTTNMAQLEPKIIKGLHLNFAPPSKPGLPVVLSIMLGRSFPKLFGFNEHDIQRIYPVVQNLVVESVKESGYMHIQATKPDTVGRGLNDSPVGLAAYILEKFSTWTDHDFRNLDDGGLTRKFSLDDLLTNVMIYWTSGCIISSMRFYKENFSKGLDQPHSTMPVHVPTGFACFPNELMHTPKLWVQQKYRELKTFTPMARGGHFAAMEEPELMAQDIQNFTKMQEKMK; encoded by the exons ATGTTTACAGAGGTTCTGTTAGCCCTGGTGGTGGGAGGAGTGATCTACTTCCTGGTGCAGAGGAGTAAGAGACATCAGCTGAAGAGTGAGGATGGCTGGTGGGGGGAGGGGACTCCCATGGATGGGGAGGAAGATCTCAGCATTCGCCCCTACACAGTCCGAACGGATGACGAGGAGTTGGAG GACCTGTACAGGAGAATAGACCAGACCCGATCCTTCCCCTCTCTAGAGGACAGCCAGTTCAACTACGGCTTCAACTCCCACTATCTGCAGAAGGTGGTCACCTACTGGAGACGTGACTTTGACTGGAGGAGACAAGTGGAAAAACTGAACAAATTCCCACATTACAAAACCAACATTGAAG GCATTGACGTCCACTACGTCCATGTGCGGCCCAAGAACCTCCCTGAGGGCGTGACTGCTGTGCCTCTGCTCATGGTGCACGGCTGGCCAGGCTCTTTCTACGAGTTCTACAGGATGATACCCCTCCTGACTGAACCCTCCAACCCAGACGACATCGTGTttgaggtggtgtgtccttccatcCCTGGGTACGGCTTCTCTGAGGCTCCACATAAGAAAG GCTTTGACTCGGTGTGTGCGGCCCGTGTGTTCCACAAGCTGATGAAGAGACTGGGCTTCCAACAGTTCTATGCTCATGGAGGAGACTGGGGATGGATCGTCACCACCAACATGGCCCAGCTGGAGCCTAA AATAATCAAAGGCTTACATCTCAACTTTGCTCCCCCCTCCAAGCCGGGCCTGCCCGTGGTTCTGTCTATAATGCTGGGCCGCAGTTTCCCCAAGCTGTTTGGCTTCAACGAACACGACATTCAGCGCATCTACCCTGTTGTGCAGAACCTAGTGGTGGAGTCTGTCAAGGAGTCAGGATACATGCACATCCAGGCCACCAAGCCTGACACTGTGG GTCGAGGGTTGAATGATTCTCCGGTGGGTCTTGCTGCCTATATCTTGGAGAAGTTCTCCACCTGGACTGACCATGACTTCAGGAACCTGGATGACGGAGGACTTACGAG GAAGTTCAGTCTGGATGACCTGCTGACCAACGTGATGATCTACTGGACATCTGGCTGCATCATCTCCTCCATGCGCTTCTACAAGGAGAACTTCAGCAAGGGTCTTGACCAGCCACACTCAAC GATGCCAGTGCATGTGCCCACCGGTTTTGCCTGCTTCCCCAACGAGCTGATGCACACCCCCAAGCTGTGGGTGCAGCAGAAGTACCGCGAGCTGAAGACCTTCACGCCCATGGCCCGAGGAGGACACTTCGCCGCCATGGAGGAGCCAGAACTCATGGCCCAGGACATCCAGAACTTCACCAAGATGCAGGAGAAGATGAAGTGA
- the LOC106607860 gene encoding epoxide hydrolase 1 isoform X1: protein MLLTWRIRNQVSSIHGISICNVRECLTTERGQNLPCFESSRQERHFPRNTGLYFDTINCGEGGIDIASCGTATKVLLALVVGGVIYFLVQRSKRHQLKSEDGWWGEGTPMDGEEDLSIRPYTVRTDDEELEDLYRRIDQTRSFPSLEDSQFNYGFNSHYLQKVVTYWRRDFDWRRQVEKLNKFPHYKTNIEGIDVHYVHVRPKNLPEGVTAVPLLMVHGWPGSFYEFYRMIPLLTEPSNPDDIVFEVVCPSIPGYGFSEAPHKKGFDSVCAARVFHKLMKRLGFQQFYAHGGDWGWIVTTNMAQLEPKIIKGLHLNFAPPSKPGLPVVLSIMLGRSFPKLFGFNEHDIQRIYPVVQNLVVESVKESGYMHIQATKPDTVGRGLNDSPVGLAAYILEKFSTWTDHDFRNLDDGGLTRKFSLDDLLTNVMIYWTSGCIISSMRFYKENFSKGLDQPHSTMPVHVPTGFACFPNELMHTPKLWVQQKYRELKTFTPMARGGHFAAMEEPELMAQDIQNFTKMQEKMK from the exons atgcttCTGACATGGAGAATAAGGAATCAAGTCAGCTCTATTCATggaatttctatctgcaacgttcgaGAATGTTTGACAACTGAACGTGGCCAAAATTTGCCCTGCTTTGAGTCCAGTAGACAAGAACGACATTTCCCACGAAACACTGGTCTCTATTTCGACACTATAAACTGTGGCGAAGGCGGAATTGACATTGCATCTTGTGGAACAGCGACAA AGGTTCTGTTAGCCCTGGTGGTGGGAGGAGTGATCTACTTCCTGGTGCAGAGGAGTAAGAGACATCAGCTGAAGAGTGAGGATGGCTGGTGGGGGGAGGGGACTCCCATGGATGGGGAGGAAGATCTCAGCATTCGCCCCTACACAGTCCGAACGGATGACGAGGAGTTGGAG GACCTGTACAGGAGAATAGACCAGACCCGATCCTTCCCCTCTCTAGAGGACAGCCAGTTCAACTACGGCTTCAACTCCCACTATCTGCAGAAGGTGGTCACCTACTGGAGACGTGACTTTGACTGGAGGAGACAAGTGGAAAAACTGAACAAATTCCCACATTACAAAACCAACATTGAAG GCATTGACGTCCACTACGTCCATGTGCGGCCCAAGAACCTCCCTGAGGGCGTGACTGCTGTGCCTCTGCTCATGGTGCACGGCTGGCCAGGCTCTTTCTACGAGTTCTACAGGATGATACCCCTCCTGACTGAACCCTCCAACCCAGACGACATCGTGTttgaggtggtgtgtccttccatcCCTGGGTACGGCTTCTCTGAGGCTCCACATAAGAAAG GCTTTGACTCGGTGTGTGCGGCCCGTGTGTTCCACAAGCTGATGAAGAGACTGGGCTTCCAACAGTTCTATGCTCATGGAGGAGACTGGGGATGGATCGTCACCACCAACATGGCCCAGCTGGAGCCTAA AATAATCAAAGGCTTACATCTCAACTTTGCTCCCCCCTCCAAGCCGGGCCTGCCCGTGGTTCTGTCTATAATGCTGGGCCGCAGTTTCCCCAAGCTGTTTGGCTTCAACGAACACGACATTCAGCGCATCTACCCTGTTGTGCAGAACCTAGTGGTGGAGTCTGTCAAGGAGTCAGGATACATGCACATCCAGGCCACCAAGCCTGACACTGTGG GTCGAGGGTTGAATGATTCTCCGGTGGGTCTTGCTGCCTATATCTTGGAGAAGTTCTCCACCTGGACTGACCATGACTTCAGGAACCTGGATGACGGAGGACTTACGAG GAAGTTCAGTCTGGATGACCTGCTGACCAACGTGATGATCTACTGGACATCTGGCTGCATCATCTCCTCCATGCGCTTCTACAAGGAGAACTTCAGCAAGGGTCTTGACCAGCCACACTCAAC GATGCCAGTGCATGTGCCCACCGGTTTTGCCTGCTTCCCCAACGAGCTGATGCACACCCCCAAGCTGTGGGTGCAGCAGAAGTACCGCGAGCTGAAGACCTTCACGCCCATGGCCCGAGGAGGACACTTCGCCGCCATGGAGGAGCCAGAACTCATGGCCCAGGACATCCAGAACTTCACCAAGATGCAGGAGAAGATGAAGTGA
- the LOC106607860 gene encoding epoxide hydrolase 1 isoform X2 — protein MLLTWRIRNQVSSIHGISICNVRECLTTERGQNLPCFESSRQERHFPRNTGLYFDTINCGEGGIDIASCGTATKVLLALVVGGVIYFLVQRSKRHQLKSEDGWWGEGTPMDGEEDLSIRPYTVRTDDEELEDLYRRIDQTRSFPSLEDSQFNYGFNSHYLQKVVTYWRRDFDWRRQVEKLNKFPHYKTNIEGIDVHYVHVRPKNLPEGVTAVPLLMVHGWPGSFYEFYRMIPLLTEPSNPDDIVFEVVCPSIPGYGFSEAPHKKGFDSVCAARVFHKLMKRLGFQQFYAHGGDWGWIVTTNMAQLEPKIIKGLHLNFAPPSKPGLPVVLSIMLGRSFPKLFGFNEHDIQRIYPVVQNLVVESVKESGYMHIQATKPDTVGRGLNDSPVGLAAYILEKFSTWTDHDFRNLDDGGLTRKFSLDDLLTNVMIYWTSGCIISSMRFYKENFSKGLDQPHSTSVECCYVISMYVLCNGLN, from the exons atgcttCTGACATGGAGAATAAGGAATCAAGTCAGCTCTATTCATggaatttctatctgcaacgttcgaGAATGTTTGACAACTGAACGTGGCCAAAATTTGCCCTGCTTTGAGTCCAGTAGACAAGAACGACATTTCCCACGAAACACTGGTCTCTATTTCGACACTATAAACTGTGGCGAAGGCGGAATTGACATTGCATCTTGTGGAACAGCGACAA AGGTTCTGTTAGCCCTGGTGGTGGGAGGAGTGATCTACTTCCTGGTGCAGAGGAGTAAGAGACATCAGCTGAAGAGTGAGGATGGCTGGTGGGGGGAGGGGACTCCCATGGATGGGGAGGAAGATCTCAGCATTCGCCCCTACACAGTCCGAACGGATGACGAGGAGTTGGAG GACCTGTACAGGAGAATAGACCAGACCCGATCCTTCCCCTCTCTAGAGGACAGCCAGTTCAACTACGGCTTCAACTCCCACTATCTGCAGAAGGTGGTCACCTACTGGAGACGTGACTTTGACTGGAGGAGACAAGTGGAAAAACTGAACAAATTCCCACATTACAAAACCAACATTGAAG GCATTGACGTCCACTACGTCCATGTGCGGCCCAAGAACCTCCCTGAGGGCGTGACTGCTGTGCCTCTGCTCATGGTGCACGGCTGGCCAGGCTCTTTCTACGAGTTCTACAGGATGATACCCCTCCTGACTGAACCCTCCAACCCAGACGACATCGTGTttgaggtggtgtgtccttccatcCCTGGGTACGGCTTCTCTGAGGCTCCACATAAGAAAG GCTTTGACTCGGTGTGTGCGGCCCGTGTGTTCCACAAGCTGATGAAGAGACTGGGCTTCCAACAGTTCTATGCTCATGGAGGAGACTGGGGATGGATCGTCACCACCAACATGGCCCAGCTGGAGCCTAA AATAATCAAAGGCTTACATCTCAACTTTGCTCCCCCCTCCAAGCCGGGCCTGCCCGTGGTTCTGTCTATAATGCTGGGCCGCAGTTTCCCCAAGCTGTTTGGCTTCAACGAACACGACATTCAGCGCATCTACCCTGTTGTGCAGAACCTAGTGGTGGAGTCTGTCAAGGAGTCAGGATACATGCACATCCAGGCCACCAAGCCTGACACTGTGG GTCGAGGGTTGAATGATTCTCCGGTGGGTCTTGCTGCCTATATCTTGGAGAAGTTCTCCACCTGGACTGACCATGACTTCAGGAACCTGGATGACGGAGGACTTACGAG GAAGTTCAGTCTGGATGACCTGCTGACCAACGTGATGATCTACTGGACATCTGGCTGCATCATCTCCTCCATGCGCTTCTACAAGGAGAACTTCAGCAAGGGTCTTGACCAGCCACACTCAACGTCAGTGGAATGTTGCTATGTAATATCTATGTATGTGCTATGTAATGGTCTTAACTAG
- the LOC106607862 gene encoding signal recognition particle 9 kDa protein translates to MPYYQTWEEFARAAEKLYLTAPMKVRVVLKYRHCDGNLRIKVTDDAVCLQYKTDQAQDVKKIEKLHGKLMRLMVSKESGAMETD, encoded by the exons ATGCCTTATTATCAAACATGGGAAGAGTTCGCCCGTGCAGCAGAAAAACTATATTTGACAGCGCCAATGAAG GTCAGGGTGGTTCTCAAATACAGACACTGTGATGGTAACCTTCGCATCAAAGTCACCGATGATGCAGTG TGTTTACAATACAAGACGGACCAGGCCCAGGACGTGAAGAAGATCGAGAAACTGCATGGCAAACTGATGAGGCTTATGGTGTCCAAGGAAAGTGGTGCCATGGAAACGGACTGA